One Mya arenaria isolate MELC-2E11 chromosome 7, ASM2691426v1 genomic window carries:
- the LOC128241337 gene encoding uncharacterized protein LOC128241337, with translation MSTFYTELDNTIDLTLSKNDANKYGMVLQDAIEIFIAGQSQRQAPAVGAEREVKRLTKESIKAEEESISPTGKDQVQSYPGEARAIRLTKQDAESVDELMLQKGTDHVLSPALEKGEAAEGHFKQESTQSFDEDLLPKDSKILPRIDLKLLSLRKADDFRSTKQNEESETQKSNDPPSDQDQLLPVEAEEEYGDYQSLPIEAEEEIIRATKQSFESVDEALLPLGLCLDEVSKGSVMFKCKPTRPNALETLTSFCNSGRIKAVISAFFSVPSALENLPQAGFVQRLTIDAAFVDYENERNLQDVTLKFQRYSENDTEKEQNDPKIKTRMRIESTDSHALVEDFGVQTVMRVGDMNARRRLLDLYIESEKCFLKCVPLVISDVVNKDFYKTLRTPKFGMYSLSSQT, from the exons ATGTCGACCTTTTACACTGAGCTTGACAATACCATCGATTTAACTCTATCCAAGAATGATGCAAACAAATATGGAATGGTTCTACAAGATGCCATAGAAATATTTATAGCTG GTCAGAGTCAGAGACAAGCCCCTGCAGTAGGGGCAGAACGAGAGGTAAAACGGTTGACAAAAGAGTCCATCAAAGCCGAAGAAGAGTCCATTTCGCCGACAG GAAAGGATCAGGTACAATCTTATCCAGGAGAAGCAAGGGCCATTCGATTAACAAAACAGGATGCCGAAAGTGTAGACGAACTCATGTTGCAAAAAG GAACGGACCATGTTCTATCTCCAGCGTTGGAAAAAGGGGAAGCAGCAGAAggacattttaaacaagagtcCACCCAAAGTTTTGATGAAGACTTGTTGCCGAAAG ATTCCAAGATTCTACCAAGAATAGATCTGAAGCTTTTGTCTCTAAGAAAGGCAGATGACTTTCGTTCAACGAAACAGAACGAAGAAAGTGAAACCCAAAAAAGTAATG ATCCACCATCAGATCAGGACCAGTTGCTTCCGGTTGAGGCGGAGGAAG AATATGGCGATTATCAGTCCCTTCCGATAGAGGCAGAGGAAGAGATAATTCGTGCGACAAAACAGTCCTTCGAGTCCGTAGACGAAGCCCTTTTACCGCTTG GATTATGCCTTGATGAAGTTAGTAAAGGTtcagttatgtttaaatgtaagcCTACCCGGCCAAATGCTCTTGAGACGCTTACATCGTTTTGCAATTCTGGGCGGATAAAAGCAGTGATTTCGGCATTCTTTAGTGTGCCGAGTGCTCTTGAAAATCTACCACAAGCAGGATTTGTACAACGACTTACTATAGATGCAGCATTTGTTG attacGAAAATGAGAGAAATTTACAAGATGTCACTCTTAAGTTTCAAAGATATTCAGAAAATG atacCGAAAAAGAGCAAAATGACCCGAAGATCAAAACTAGGATGAG AATTGAAAGTACAGACAGTCATGCCCTTG TTGAAGATTTTGGAGTACAGACAGTAATGCGTGTGGGCGATATGAATGCAAGAAGACGTCTATTAGACTTATACATTGAGAGCGAAAAGTGTT TTCTCAAATGTGTGCCCTTGGTCATATCTGATGTTGTGAACAAAGACTTTTACAAGACATTGAGAACTCCGAAATTTGGTATGTACAGTCTTTCGAGTCAGACATGA